AATCAAGCAAAACATGAAGTGCTAGAAGTACCTGCATCAAATATCAAAAAAGGGATTGCTGAAATCCTTAAACGCGAAGGTTTTGTGAAGAACGTTGAGTACATTGAAGATGATAAACAAGGTGTTATTCGTGTATTCCTTAAATACGGTCAAAATGGTGAAAAAGTTATCACGGGTTTGAAACGTGTTTCAACACCAGGACTTCGTGTTTACAAAAAATGTGAAGATCTTCCAAAAGTCTTGAATGGACTTGGAATTGCGATTATCTCAACATCTGAAGGCTTGTTGACTGACAAAGAAGCACGCCAAAAGAATGTTGGTGGGGAAGTAATCGCCTACGTTTGGTAATTGCATGATACAAAGAGCGTGACGGACAAAGTGAAAATAGAAAATCTAGCGATGAATGCCCGCATTCAAGATAGATTTATCTTTTTCACACAGGCCGTAGCTCGTGTTCAGATTAGCAAAACTGATTTGAATGATGTATTTGAATAAAACGTTAGAACTATCGTACAAACTGCTATGATAGTTCCCCCGTGAAAACTGGCCGTCCTCGGACGACCTGACAATTTAACAGGAGAAAAAATAACATGTCACGTATTGGTAATAAAGTTATCGTATTGCCTGCTGGTGTCGAATTGACAAACAAAGACAATGTCGTAACTGTAAAAGGACCTAAAGGAGAACTCACTCGTACGTTCTCTAAAGATATTGATATTCGTGTGGAAGGAACTGAAGTAACTCTTCACCGTCCAAACGATACAAAAGAAATGAAAACAATCCACGGAACAACTCGTGCTCTTTTGAACAACATGGTTCATGGTGTA
This Streptococcus anginosus DNA region includes the following protein-coding sequences:
- the rpsH gene encoding 30S ribosomal protein S8, with the translated sequence MVMTDPIADFLTRIRNANQAKHEVLEVPASNIKKGIAEILKREGFVKNVEYIEDDKQGVIRVFLKYGQNGEKVITGLKRVSTPGLRVYKKCEDLPKVLNGLGIAIISTSEGLLTDKEARQKNVGGEVIAYVW